The following DNA comes from Capsicum annuum cultivar UCD-10X-F1 chromosome 7, UCD10Xv1.1, whole genome shotgun sequence.
cATAAAATCAGCCACGTACTATACTGTAGAGTACGAATTTCGGATGAATTTtaaggaaattgaaaattttaaggtaaaaaataaattggGCATTGGAGGAATTTTGCAAATTTTGTTAACGAATTCACATAAAATCAACCACGTAATATACTGTGGAGTACGAATTTCGgatgaattttaagaaaattgaaattaTTGGGGTAAAAAATAAATTGGGGATTGGAGgaactttacaaaaaaaaaaaaattaacgaaTTCACATAAAATCAGCCACGTAATATACTATAGAGTATgaattttggatgaattttaagaaaattgaaatttttaggGTAAAATTTTTTTTGGAGATTTTAAGAATTTTGCAGTTTTTTTAACGAATCCACACAAGATTAGCCACGTAATGTATTGTGGAGTAGGAATTTCGGATGAATTTCAAGGAAATTGAAATTTATAGAGTTAAAAACAAATTGGTTGGGGATTGGCAACGTTTTTTAAACGAATTCGTATAAAATTAAGCAGGTAGATTATAAATTTCGGCTGAATTTGTTAAGGAAATTGAAAACAAAATTGGGGAATGGGTACAAAATGAGGCGAGCCAGCTAAGGTATTGTTGAAACCCAATTGTGTCGGTTTTGAGAATTTGCAACGACGCAAAATGTGAAAgaatttctatatgttttcttCAATACTGAGCGGGATATTAGTGATTTGCACAGCTCAGTCAGCTTTTTCATTTCTTCCTCTCTTAAATTGTCATCAATTGGTCTCCTCCCGCAAGCCACTTCTACAACAGTATATTCTTCCAGTTTTTAAGTGTTGAGACCGGACTCTTGTCATGGATCCATGAGTCTTGCTAGCCCAAAATCTCGTTCCCATCAAGGATAATATCGCTCGTTTTTATGGGAAACATTATGGGAGGGAGATATGATTATTCCTTTGTGGCCTCACATAGCTCAATCCAAAAGTTTGAAAACTTCAGCAAACCCCACATCCATATACTCCTTTAGATAATCAGACAAGTCAATATCAACAAACAAGATTGGTTCTTTAGGCTTTGAACTATAATATCTCAAGAACACCATCAACTTTTTCTCCTCACTCTTGTAACCAATCCAAGAATTAATCAAATCCCTACTATTTAGATCTAACTTCACATTTGCACGTCTTTATCAAGACCTATAAGTAATAATAAGTTCTGTAAATTAGAATTTGCATCTGCGAACTACGCAATAGATGTTACATATCTTTAATGGATTTGCAAGGCAAAGAATGTTTTACAAATCTTTATCTGTCCAGATGTTGGACCAAGGGTCTGTTGGAAACAGCcactctacctccacgaggttgtggtaaggtctgcgtacactctactctcCCCAAGCCCCACGTGTGGGAactcactgggtatgttgttgttgttgcactTGTCCAGATGGACGGCTCTCTCGGAAATCAGAATGACGTTCAACATTCATAACTACTGTTAGGAGTAACAGAAATAAAAGTAATTGTAGACGATGAAACAACTGACATGTCAATTGGATTAAGATTGAACAACCTTGAAACCTTTCAGGATAATAGACAATAGCATAGAGTTCAATATATTGGCTTTGAACTCAGGCTACTAAACTTTCCTCATTTCAAACAATAGTCAAAACTAATGTATATCAGCTCACATGAAAATtggaaacaaaaaaatgaaagaatttcTAGCTATATATTGCAGAAAATTCACAAGACTATTGCTTCAATCTACTCTGATTTCTAACTCATCTTCACTGTCCGAGAAAATGTCATCAATACTGAGCGGGATACTAGTAGAGAAGGTCAGAGTCGGTTTCAGTTTTGGAACAAAGATAGGCTCTGCCTCATTGTTGAGGATCTGAAATACTCTCCTCATACAAGGCCTTTCCGCGCTATCAGGATTTGCACAGCTCAGTCCAACAAGTAGCAGCTTTATCATCTCTTCCTCTTCGAAATCTTCTTTAAGCCTTTTGTCTGCTGCATCAATAATCCTACCTTCGGAGTAGAGTCTCCAAACCCAATCAACCAAATTCACCATTTCATGACCACTCCCTTCTCCTTCAATTGGTCTCCTCCCGCAAGCCACTTCTAGTATAACCACACCATAGCTGAAAACATCAGTTTTTTCAGTTGCTTTTCCATATTGCAGGTATTCAGGAGCAAGGTATCCCATTGTTCCTGCTGTAAGTGTCGAAACCGGACTCTTGTCATGATCCATAAGTCTTGCCAGCCCAAAATCGCCAAGCCTCGCATTGTAGCTCCCATCAAGCATAATATTGCTGGCTTTTATGTCTCTGTGAATCACCTGCTGCTCACATTCTTGGTGCAAATAAGTCAGAACAGACGCCAAACCAACTGCTATATTGTACCTATAAGGCCACTTCAGCGGATTCCCATGCTCGGATTCCTGGtatagcaccttatcaagactccCATTAGGCATAAAGTCGTAAACAAGAAGTAATTCTCCCTTCTCAATGCACCACCCTTGTAGCTGAACTAAATTTTTGTGCCTTAAACATGCTATAATCGACAATTCAGCCCCGAACTCAGTCTTACTTTCATGACGGTGCTTAGATCTTTTCACTGCAGCAATAGAGTTCGAATCCATGAAAAACGCCTTGTAAACAGTACCAAAGGCTCCATTGCCTATAATCCTGCTCGAATGAAATCCTCTAGTAGCTGTCCTCAGCTCCCTGTAACTAAACTGCCTCGGTCCAGTAACAAGCTCAGCTTTCAAGTACTTCTCTGTGTTAACACCCCTCCATTTCTTGAAAGAAATCCAACCAAAAGCTACAAGAACAACACAAAAGAACACTGGACCACCAATTCCGAAAACCAAACCAAGACTCCTATGATGTTTATGTCCAGAATCCTGAACAATAGGAGGCTTCACAACCACAGAATTATCAGAAACATTATGAGGATCACGATTACTCCTCGGCTTCACACCGCTAAATCCAAAAGTCTGAAACCTCCAATTCTCAATAGTATGCAATTCAGTACTCCCCTCAGTAGAAGCAGCAAACCCCACATACATAAACTCTTTAACATATTCAGACAAGTCAATATCAACAATCAAGATTGGTCTTTTAGGCTTTGAACTAGAGTAACTCAAGAAAACCATCAACTTTTTCTCATCACTCTTGTAATCAATCCAAGAACTAATCAAATTCCTACTTTTCAAATCAACACCAGCTAACATCAAATTAGCAGTCTTAATCGAAATAAGACTATCAATATCAAGACCAACATGATTATCATCAGGATCATTAAAATGCAAATCCTGTTTAGTATCAAATTCAACAGCAACAAACTTGTTCTTAGTCAACTGTGATGAATTCACCAACCCCAAAAACCCACCTGGACTACCCAATGTCTGATTATCAGGTGAAAGAAAAAAAGCCAATCCATCACCATATGAACTTGGATTAATATTATACACAGAAAAAGCAAATCTTGTTGAAAATGACAccattttcttggtttcttgatcAAGAAAAGAGATGGGGTTGTTGTAAATGAGTGAACCAGAACTAGAAGATGGAACTTGAAGCTCTCTAGTAAGACCAACAACACCATTACGCAAATATGAATCACCAAGAAGTGTAAAGTTTCGAAGTGTAAAAGATTGCATATCAAATGTACAATTTTGTGATGATActaataagaaaaagttgaagaaaatcaagaaaaggtTACTAACCATGGTGAATGAATTTTtggcaaaaatgaaaaaattttgGAGTGATTATTTTTCTGCTTTTTTCAAGAggaaaagatgttgaatttacaTATGGAAAAAGGTATAGTGGAAATGGTGGGGGAGAAAATGGGGTATAAACGGTTATGAAAAATAGGCGCCTACGGATTTTGGTTCACTTAACATTGAAGAAAGattttacagaaaaaatttatgacatattattgttgttatttaagAGGTAGGATTGATATATCACTTATTATGCCTTCCTATATTATATTTGTCTTTGAGTCGGACTTTATTGgatctatcaaaaataatttttttatttatggagTATGTAAAATTTgagatattattattgttattaagagGTAGGACTAATATATCAGTTATTATGTCTTTTCTATATTGTTTTTACCTTGAGTCGGCGTCTATCGAGCTTCTCTATCTATGGATTATGTAAAATTTATGacatattattgttatttaagaGATAGGATTAATACATCACCTATTATGtcttttctatattatatttGTCTTTAAATCGGATGTGTCGgatctatcaaaaataatttttttatttatggagTATGTAAAATTTCTgagatattattattgttatttaagaGGTAGGACTAATGTatcattttttatgtcttttctaTAATGTTTTTAACTTGAGTCGGGTCTATTGAAAATAACTTCTCTATCCATGaattatgtaaaatttatgagatattattattgttatttaagaGGTAGGATTAATGTATCACTTATTATGTCTTTTCTAAACTTTTTTTGTCTTGGGTAAGAGTTTATCGAAAATAGACTCTCTATTTATGGACCACGTATAATTTATaagatattattattgttatttaagaAATAGGATTAATATATCTTTTCTATACTgtttttatcttgagtcgggatatatcaaaaataatctcTGTAAATTCACTTTGCAGGAATATTCTGGATAGATTGTTGCTATTATTTTGATTAATATATCACTTTTGGTACTTGACCAAATATTGATAATCCTCAATTTTAATCTTTGATatattcaattattatatttaaaattcaattaattGAACTATATGACTTATTAATAACTCTGGTGTTCgaaaatcaaaataattcatattcatTTCGACTAATTTTACGAAATATTTTCTACACCTCACTAATAACCGGTATGAGATAATTCTAtccaataaaattaaaataaatagaaaaaattaaccTAATGTTTTGTCTTTTgctattatatttagattatttttagaattttggtctatttaagtttgaaagaagaTAGAAAATTTACATaagtacaattatttttttaacaaaaagaaCAGGATTAATAATACTTTTGATCTTTCGATTATTtgtaaatttaagttttaatcaTCATGACATCTGACAAAgattatttaatctttaattatgaaatgtgtattctttttattcttttgctAGTGAACAATCATAATTTTCTTGAAGTACTAGCTGTTCCATTATATAGTTACTCGTATGAAATGAAATGTGTATTCATTATTACTTCACATTTGATTGTAATATACTTCTTAATataatcaaatataatatctgtttctataaaaaaaaaatacatgacaaATCAGATCGATGTGTTAATCGTATATTACAAAGGTACTTTATAATGGAGGGACCAAAatactatatattatattatatataaaaagttagaaAGAGTATAATAATGTATGAAGGAATATAATAGAACTTATAACGGTAATATAGATATGCAGACGAATTTGGAAGTCCCTACTTGTTGGGGTGGTGGGGTCCCTACTCAATActataatataaatttatataaatatataatgtttCAATATTATTTACTATTGTCATGATTAATATGTATCTTCGTAATTAAACTACTATTTATTGCTTCATTTATTTTGTATTGgttaatttttgttatatttgtttTCCGATTTATTTCGTATATTTCTGTTTTGAATCGATAGAAGTAACTTCTCTacctataaaaataaagataagatgtgtatattttattctcttcaaattttattattaaaattacatTAGGTATATTATTGTGATAATCTTtttgaaatgttttttttttgagtatTCCTTAtctgaaattttgaattttactcTCAACTTCATCGAAGCCAAAAATAACTTTGTTACTTCATACAATAAGACCGTGGTGGTGAATATGTGTACATTCTATCTTCTCTCAATCTCATTTTGGAATAAGTTCCTTATCTTAAATTCTAAATTTCGCTCTCAATTTCGTCGATCCTCTCAAGTTTTTTATCATGTAGAAAGCAAAAATAACTTTGTTACTTCATATGCAAAAAGATTATAAATGTGAAATACGTTATATATTCTTCTATCTTCTCCCGACCTCATTTTGAAATAagttagctttttttttttttgtaattatatatatatattttttgtaattatacaGAGAGCACACAATTGTATTTATTCAAAGTGAATTTTGGGTCCTACTAACATGTATCATTGGAGAGTGGAGAcactataaaattcaaaataagccGTTGTACGAGAAAGTTTGGTCCTATTCTATATTTTGTTTGACCAATTATTAATACTACATAATTTGGCTctatgtataaataataaaaatatattgatgGAAAAAGAATAATTGTACTCCTACTATATTCTCTTAGTTATCCATTTGCTAGCATGGTTATTCATTTCGGGATCGTTTGGTACACTAAATaggataaagaaaaatatttttctcatgatgtatcGAATAATTTCTTACTTATTGTCTTTTGTAAGAAATTATCATAATTGAATGAGttagtgaaataaaaatataaagtaattgATCATAATTAATCAGTGTTGGAAGTCAATACGTAAATGCATATTATGCATCT
Coding sequences within:
- the LOC107877430 gene encoding probable L-type lectin-domain containing receptor kinase S.7, translating into MVSNLFLIFFNFFLLVSSQNCTFDMQSFTLRNFTLLGDSYLRNGVVGLTRELQVPSSSSGSLIYNNPISFLDQETKKMVSFSTRFAFSVYNINPSSYGDGLAFFLSPDNQTLGSPGGFLGLVNSSQLTKNKFVAVEFDTKQDLHFNDPDDNHVGLDIDSLISIKTANLMLAGVDLKSRNLISSWIDYKSDEKKLMVFLSYSSSKPKRPILIVDIDLSEYVKEFMYVGFAASTEGSTELHTIENWRFQTFGFSGVKPRSNRDPHNVSDNSVVVKPPIVQDSGHKHHRSLGLVFGIGGPVFFCVVLVAFGWISFKKWRGVNTEKYLKAELVTGPRQFSYRELRTATRGFHSSRIIGNGAFGTVYKAFFMDSNSIAAVKRSKHRHESKTEFGAELSIIACLRHKNLVQLQGWCIEKGELLLVYDFMPNGSLDKVLYQESEHGNPLKWPYRYNIAVGLASVLTYLHQECEQQVIHRDIKASNIMLDGSYNARLGDFGLARLMDHDKSPVSTLTAGTMGYLAPEYLQYGKATEKTDVFSYGVVILEVACGRRPIEGEGSGHEMVNLVDWVWRLYSEGRIIDAADKRLKEDFEEEEMIKLLLVGLSCANPDSAERPCMRRVFQILNNEAEPIFVPKLKPTLTFSTSIPLSIDDIFSDSEDELEIRVD